CGGGGAGAAGTCGCCTCCATATCGGCAGTTGCGGCGTTTGCCGGTTTGGTCAGATCACGTGCCTGACCAGTTGGCCTTGCGCTTCTCGGCGAAGGCCAAAGGCCCTTCCTTGGCGTCGTTGGAGGTGAACACCTTCTTTTGAAGGGGAACCTGCATCTCCCACAGCTGATCTTCGTCGTAGCCCATGCCCGCAGCCCTGACGAGCTGTTTGGATGCGGCCACCGCCAGCGGTGCGTTCTCGGCGATGCGCTCGGCCAGTGCGATAGCTGCCTCGAGCGCCCCACCCGGCTCGGTGACCTGGGTCAACATGCCCGCTTCGAGGGCTTCCTCGGCGCTGATGGGCTCGCCCGTGAGGGCCATCTCCATGGCTCGGGCGTAGCCGACGCGCAGCGGCAGGCGGAACACACCACCCGCTCCGGCGAAGAGGCCGACCTTGACCTCACGGATACCGATCTTGGTGCCTGCGTCGGCGACCAACAGGTCGCAGGTCAGGGCGATCTCGCATCCGCCGGCCAGCGCAAAGCCGTGCAGCGCGCCGATCAGTGGCTTTTGGCTGCCCACCTTCACGAAGTCGAACAATGGTCCGATGTCTTCGCCCCGGTGGAAGGCCTTGAGGTCCATGCCGGCGCAAAAGCCCCGGCCGTTGCCGGTGATGACAGCTGCCGTCAGCTCTGGATCTGAGTCCAGCTCCTTGACCGCATCCATCAAACCGTTGGACAGCGCACCGTTGATGGCGTTCATGGCGTCGGGCCGGTTGAGCGTGATCACCATCACCCGCCCACGACGCTCGGTGAGTACTGCTGCTTCTTCTGACATGTGTCTCCTAATCGTCCCCAGATCGTTCTTGGCCGGACTACTTGGGCGGCATCCGGATGCCGCCGTCGAGACGGATGGTCTCGCCGTTCATGTACGGGTTGGTGATGCACTCCATCACACCGAACGCCAGCTCCTCGGCGGTGCCGAGACGCTTCGGGAACAGCACGCTTTGACCCAGGTGGGCCTTGAACGCCTCGCTCTGTTCGCCCTCGCCATAGATCGGCGTGTCGATGAGCCCAGGCGCAATCGTGTTGACACGAATACCCAGCGCCGACAGATCTCGGGCGATCGGCAGGGTCATGCCGACGATGCCACCCTTCGATGCCGAGTAGGCGCACTGGCCGATCTGGCCGTCGAAGGCCGCGGCCGAAGCCATGTTGACTATGGCGCCGCGGGCGCCGTCGGCGTCGACCGGGTCGGTCTTGGCCATGGCCGCTGCCGCCTGGGCCAGCATGTTGAACGAGCCGATCAGGTTCACCCGCAGCACGAACTCGAACTTGTCGAGCGGGAACGGGTCGCCGTTGCGGTCGACGGTGCGGCCGGCATAACCCAGGCCGGCCGAGTTCACCAGGGCGCAGGGGGCCCATCTCGACCCGGCAGCCACCGCAGCCTGGGCATCTTCGACCGAGGCGACGTTGCACTTGACGAACAGGCCGCCGATTTCGGACGCGACCGCGCCGCCCTTTTCTTCGTTGAGGTCGGCGACCACGACCCTTGACCCGGCCGCCGCGAGCTGGCGGGCACAGGCCTCACCGATACCCGACGCGCCACCGGTGACGATCGAGGAGCTTCCTTCGAGATTCATGCGTGGCATCAGTCGCCAATCCTTTCGATGATGGTTGCGTTGGCCATTCCGCCGCCCTCACACATCGTCTGCAGACCGTAGCGTCCGCCGGTGCGCTCGAGCTCATTGAGCAGGGTGGTCATGAGCTTGGCTCCCGAGCAACCCAGCGGGTGGCCCAGAGCGATCGCGCCGCCGTTGACGTTGGTCTTCGACAGGTCGGCGTCGTATTCCTTTTGCCAGGCCAGCACCACCGATGCGAATGCCTCGTTGACCTCGAACAGGTCGATGTCGTCCATCGTCAGCCCTGAACGGGCCAGGATCTTCTCGGTGGCAGGGATCGGGCCCTTCAGCATGGTGACCGGGTCGGTGCCGGCCAGGGCGAAGCTGTGGAACCGGGCGCGGGGCTTGAGGCCCAGCTCGGCAGCCTTCTCGGCGCTCATGATGAGAACGGCGGCCGCGCCGTCGCTGATCTGGCTGGAGTTGCCCGCGGTGATCTTGCCGTCTTCCTTGAAGGCCGGCTTGAGGTTGGCCAGGGTCTCTGGGGTGGTTCCCTCGCGGATGCCCTCGTCCTTGGTCATCATGACCGTCTCGCCGTCGACAACCACCGGAACGGGGATGATCTCGTTCTCGAAGCGGCCCTCGGCGGTGGCCACGGCGGCGCGGCGCTGGCTCTCGGCCCCAAAGGCATCGAGGTCTTCACGGGTGAGGCCGTATTCGTCGGCGATCATGTCGGCGCCGATGCCCTGCGGCGGAAGGCCGGTGTCGGCGTAGCGGTCCTGCATCGACTGCGGGAAGGGGAACCCCATGTTGGGAACGACCGAAGCGCCCATGGGGGTGCGGGTCATGACCTCTACGCCAGCGGCGATGACGACGTCGTAGGCGCCGGCCATGACACCCTGAGCCGCGAAGTGGATGGCCTGCTGGCTCGAACCGCACTGGCGGTCGACAGTGGTGGAGGGCACCGACTCTGGCCAGCCGGCGGCCAGCACGGCGTTGCGGCCGATGTTCAGCGACTGCTCGCCGACCTGCATGACACAGCCCATGACGACGTCGTCGACCATTGCCGGGTCCAGGCCGTTGCGTTCCTCGAGGGCCTTCAGCACGTGGGCTGCGAGGTCTACCGGGTGCCAGTCCTTGAGCATGCCGTTGCGCCTGCCGCCCGGCGTGCGCACGGCATCGACGATGACTGCTTCTCTCATCTTGGTTCTCCGTTTGGTTGGTTGGGGGAGATCAGGTTGTGCTGGAGCCGCACCAGCAGCGACGCCAGCATCTGACGGTCTTCGCGACTGACATCGCGGCGCAGGCGCGAGCGCACCTGGCCGTCGATCGAGGCGATGTCTGCGGCCACGGTGACACCGGTGTCTGTGACGGTCACCAGCCACACCCGGCGGTCTTCGGAATCGGGTCGCCGCTCGACCAGTCCCCTGGACTCGAGGCGATCGATGGCGGTGCCGGCCGCGGCCCGACCGATGCCCATGCGGTCGGCCAGCACGGTTTGGGTGGTGGGTCCACGCTCGGCCACGTAGGCCAGCATCGATGCGGTGGTGAGGTTGAGGCTCAGCGGGGCGAGGGCCTTGTCGTATGCCTCGCGTATGAGGCGCGCTGTTGCCATCAGCGTCGACTCGACCCGCAACCAGGGCGGCGCGTCGAGCTCGTGTGCTGCCTGTGGAGCAGCAACGTTCGGTTGTCGTGCCGGCTGGCGCGTCGACTCTGACCCCATGATTGTTCGCCAGCATACAGTTCTGGTAGATACTGTTGTCCAGCAGCGCAACGGTCGCGAGTACCCAGGAGTGGTCAAATGGCAGACGACGTTCTCACCACCGAGGAAGCCGAGCAGTTCAGAGAGAAGGTGCGAAGCTTCCTTGCGGCCAACACCGTGCCTGCCGCCGATTTCGAGCAGCAGAAGCAGTTCCAGGCCAAGCTCGCCGAGGCTGGGCTGGCGGGCATCGTGTTCGACCGCGAATACGGCGGGGCCGGGCTGAGCAAGGCTCACGACCGCATCGTTCGAGAGGAGATGTCGAAGTTCCCGACGATGAACAACGAGTTCATCATCAGCCACGGCATGTGCCTGCCGGTGCTGAACGACTTCGGCACCGAACAGCAGAAGAAGACGTTCATGCCCGACAACATCGCGGGCCGCACCCTGTGGTGTCAGATGTTCTCCGAACCCGGCGCCGGTTCCGATGTCGCCAGCCTCCAGACCAAGGCCGAGCGCGACGGCGACGAGTGGATCATCAACGGTCAGAAGGTGTGGACCACATTGGCCCACAAGAGCCAATACGCCGTGCTGATCGCTCGCACCGACCCCGATGCTGTCAAACACGCCGGCATCTCGATGTTCATCCTGCCCATGGACGCGCCGGGCGTCGAGGTGCGGCCGATCCACCAGATCGACGGTGGCAGCCACTTCAACGAGGTGTTCTTCACCGACGTTCGCATTCCCGCCGACAACCTGCTGGGCGAGTTGAACAACGGCTGGAATCAGGCCACCGCGATGTTGATGTACGAGCGTGTGGCCATCGGAACAGTGGGCGGAGGCAAGATCAGCCAGCCCAACTTCAAGGTCCTGAAGGCGGCCGCCGAGGCCGGTGGCACCATGAACGACCCCAACGTGCGCCAGGACATGATGCGCATCTACTCGATGGAGACCACCAAGTCGCTGATGGCCATGCGCACACGCGCCGAGATGAAGGCCGGCCGCGCCCCTGGGCCCGGTGGGTCGCTGGGCAAGCTGTTCGGCTCGGTCATCCAGTGGCGCATGCGCGAGATCCTCATGAACATGGCTGGACCTGCTTCTCAGGCATGGGTCGAAGGCGACGCTCAGGCCGCCGAGCTGGCCCGCATGACGGTGGGCTCGTTCAGTTCTTCGATCGCCGGCGGCACCGACGAGATCCAGCGCAATATCATCGGAGACCGAGTGCTTGGCCTTCCACGCGACATAGCTGTAGATCGCAGCGTTGCGTTCAAGGATCTTCGAGTCGGCACCCAGAGGTAGGGAGAACCCATGTCACTGACGCCAACCGAGGCCGTCGAGGTCGCCGACATCCACAACCCCATTCTCAACCGGTTCTGGTCGCGGCCACAGGCCGACATCGAGGCAGACCTCGCAGACATTCGCAGCCGTCCGGTGACCAAGTTCGCCGAGATGCCTCGCGACGAGGAGATCGTCGACCCGGTCACGCTGTCTTTGC
Above is a genomic segment from Acidimicrobiales bacterium containing:
- a CDS encoding acyl-CoA dehydrogenase family protein, producing the protein MADDVLTTEEAEQFREKVRSFLAANTVPAADFEQQKQFQAKLAEAGLAGIVFDREYGGAGLSKAHDRIVREEMSKFPTMNNEFIISHGMCLPVLNDFGTEQQKKTFMPDNIAGRTLWCQMFSEPGAGSDVASLQTKAERDGDEWIINGQKVWTTLAHKSQYAVLIARTDPDAVKHAGISMFILPMDAPGVEVRPIHQIDGGSHFNEVFFTDVRIPADNLLGELNNGWNQATAMLMYERVAIGTVGGGKISQPNFKVLKAAAEAGGTMNDPNVRQDMMRIYSMETTKSLMAMRTRAEMKAGRAPGPGGSLGKLFGSVIQWRMREILMNMAGPASQAWVEGDAQAAELARMTVGSFSSSIAGGTDEIQRNIIGDRVLGLPRDIAVDRSVAFKDLRVGTQR
- a CDS encoding thiolase family protein is translated as MREAVIVDAVRTPGGRRNGMLKDWHPVDLAAHVLKALEERNGLDPAMVDDVVMGCVMQVGEQSLNIGRNAVLAAGWPESVPSTTVDRQCGSSQQAIHFAAQGVMAGAYDVVIAAGVEVMTRTPMGASVVPNMGFPFPQSMQDRYADTGLPPQGIGADMIADEYGLTREDLDAFGAESQRRAAVATAEGRFENEIIPVPVVVDGETVMMTKDEGIREGTTPETLANLKPAFKEDGKITAGNSSQISDGAAAVLIMSAEKAAELGLKPRARFHSFALAGTDPVTMLKGPIPATEKILARSGLTMDDIDLFEVNEAFASVVLAWQKEYDADLSKTNVNGGAIALGHPLGCSGAKLMTTLLNELERTGGRYGLQTMCEGGGMANATIIERIGD
- a CDS encoding MarR family transcriptional regulator, with the translated sequence MGSESTRQPARQPNVAAPQAAHELDAPPWLRVESTLMATARLIREAYDKALAPLSLNLTTASMLAYVAERGPTTQTVLADRMGIGRAAAGTAIDRLESRGLVERRPDSEDRRVWLVTVTDTGVTVAADIASIDGQVRSRLRRDVSREDRQMLASLLVRLQHNLISPNQPNGEPR
- a CDS encoding crotonase/enoyl-CoA hydratase family protein — protein: MSEEAAVLTERRGRVMVITLNRPDAMNAINGALSNGLMDAVKELDSDPELTAAVITGNGRGFCAGMDLKAFHRGEDIGPLFDFVKVGSQKPLIGALHGFALAGGCEIALTCDLLVADAGTKIGIREVKVGLFAGAGGVFRLPLRVGYARAMEMALTGEPISAEEALEAGMLTQVTEPGGALEAAIALAERIAENAPLAVAASKQLVRAAGMGYDEDQLWEMQVPLQKKVFTSNDAKEGPLAFAEKRKANWSGT
- a CDS encoding SDR family NAD(P)-dependent oxidoreductase, with amino-acid sequence MPRMNLEGSSSIVTGGASGIGEACARQLAAAGSRVVVADLNEEKGGAVASEIGGLFVKCNVASVEDAQAAVAAGSRWAPCALVNSAGLGYAGRTVDRNGDPFPLDKFEFVLRVNLIGSFNMLAQAAAAMAKTDPVDADGARGAIVNMASAAAFDGQIGQCAYSASKGGIVGMTLPIARDLSALGIRVNTIAPGLIDTPIYGEGEQSEAFKAHLGQSVLFPKRLGTAEELAFGVMECITNPYMNGETIRLDGGIRMPPK